In a single window of the Papaver somniferum cultivar HN1 chromosome 8, ASM357369v1, whole genome shotgun sequence genome:
- the LOC113302803 gene encoding putative pentatricopeptide repeat-containing protein At1g12700, mitochondrial — MKLIIRRVFFNYHYLPVLLRSLNFTRSYRGSTTAQFENFVKSGEIKNPEIAKLYFQKMITMNPLPSTITFDHLLTSISKLTCYSAIFPLYKIMKMVGIQPSIYTINIVINCCCKLSQVDHGFCLFGEILKRGYDPDIVTYNTLIKGLCMQEQIGSAIDVFEKMTETDVRADAVTYNTLICGFCSIGEVSVGLKLLRMMVNWHCRPDVITYTSLIHGFCSFGQVDEAIKLFDEMCRRGISANIITYNSLIHGLCKYGRWEEGRKYFYQLMDRGISLNVVTFSVLIDSFWKEGKIKEACYVFGMMSELGNDPTVVTYTSMINGYCKNFRLYEAVQLFNDMQHKGIQPNQVTYNILIDGLCRNGEVGTAIYLFNEIKSSGQSLDLITYGALLNGLLKNQVVDKAIEIFHSMEDNGFKANICIYNILIDGLCKAGKLVYAGQLFCELCDKRLVPDIITYTTMINGLCKKGMSLEAEKIIIEMEKNGCLPDTFMYNTIIQGFIFEQDVNKAMHFLHEMRERKLVPDVAVISLLNNTLALDQLDNYNYSLKQVND, encoded by the coding sequence ATGAAATTGATTATCAGAAGAGTATTCTTCAATTATCACTATCTTCCTGTGCTTCTAAGATCACTGAACTTTACCAGAAGTTATCGTGGTTCAACAACAGCCCAATTTGAGAATTTTGTAAAGTCTGGAGAGATTAAAAATCCTGAAATTGCAAAGCTTTACTTTCAAAAAATGATTACAATGAACCCATTACCATCAACAATTACTTTTGATCATCTACTAACTTCAATATCCAAGCTTACATGTTATTCTGCTATTTTTCCGTtgtataaaatcatgaaaatggtCGGAATCCAACCTAGTATCTACACAATTAACATTGTGATCAACTGTTGTTGTAAATTAAGTCAAGTTGATCACGGGTTCTGTTTGTTTGGTGAAATTCTGAAGAGGGGTTATGATCCTGATATAGTTACTTACAACACTTTGATCAAGGGTCTCTGCATGCAGGAACAGATAGGTTCTGCCATTGATGTGTTTGAGAAAATGACTGAGACGGATGTTCGGGCTGATGCTGTTACATATAATACTCTTATATGTGGGTTTTGTAGCATTGGTGAGGTCAGTGTTGGTTTGAAGTTGCTGAGAATGATGGTAAATTGGCACTGCAGGCCCGATGTGATCACTTATACTTCTTTGATTCATGGATTTTGCAGTTTTGGTCAGGTAGATGAAGCAATCAAACTCTTTGATGAGATGTGTAGACGAGGAATTTCAGCTAATATTATCACTTACAATTCTTTAATTCATGGTTTATGCAAGTATGGGCGGTGGGAGGAAGGGAGGAAATACTTTTATCAACTGATGGACCGAGGAATCTCACTGAACGTAGTAACGTTTAGTGTTTTAATAGATTCTTTCTGGAAAGAAGGTAAAATTAAAGAGGCTTGTTATGTCTTTGGAATGATGAGCGAGTTAGGCAATGACCCTACTGTGGTAACTTATACTTCCATGATAAATGGCTACTGCAAGAATTTCAGGTTGTATGAAGCTGTTCAACTCTTCAACGATATGCAACACAAAGGTATCCAGCCCAACCAAGTTACTTATAATATACTAATAGATGGACTATGCCGGAATGGAGAGGTTGGAACTGCAATATACTTGTTTAATGAGATAAAATCTAGTGGACAATCCTTAGACCTAATAACATATGGTGCACTGTTAAATGGGCTCTTAAAGAACCAAGTAGTTGACAAAGCAATTGAAATATTTCATTCCATGGAGGATAATGGCTTCAAAGCTAACATTTGTATCTACAATATACTCATTGATGGGTTGTGCAAGGCTGGGAAACTGGTATATGCAGGGCAACTATTTTGCGAACTTTGTGATAAAAGATTGGTTCCGGACATTATAACATATACTACAATGATAAATGGCCTATGCAAGAAAGGGATGTCACTTGAGGCTGAGAAAATTATTATCGAAATGGAAAAGAATGGTTGCTTACCTGACACTTTCATGTATAACACCATTATTCAAGGTTTTATTTTCGAACAAGATGTCAATAAGGCAATGCATTTTCTTCACGAGATGCGTGAAAGAAAACTTGTTCCGGACGTTGCTGTGATTTCATTGTTAAATAATACTCTTGCGCTGGATCAACTTGATAACTATAATTATTCTCTGAAACAAGTTAATGATTGA